In Candidatus Aegiribacteria sp., the following proteins share a genomic window:
- a CDS encoding MotA/TolQ/ExbB proton channel family protein has protein sequence MDLFLAGGPFMYPLLLALLIGIAVTVERFISYSKVKVQVGPFLEKIGGFIRKGNVKGAEELCERTRGPVAAIMHSGLLRHDKGLEAVEKAVESSGGIEMAYLEKGIVVLASVSSIAPMLGFLGTVSGMIRAFGEIAAAKNVEASLVAGGIQEALITTATGLVIAIPIQMAHNYFISRIGKFVIDMEEASIFLVDTLAEMEHLKQL, from the coding sequence ATGGATCTGTTCTTAGCAGGCGGACCTTTTATGTACCCTCTACTACTCGCTTTGCTTATCGGTATTGCCGTAACGGTCGAAAGGTTCATTTCCTACAGTAAAGTAAAAGTACAGGTTGGCCCCTTCCTCGAAAAGATAGGCGGATTCATCCGCAAGGGAAATGTTAAGGGAGCCGAAGAACTGTGCGAACGCACGAGAGGCCCGGTGGCTGCGATAATGCACTCAGGCCTTCTGCGTCATGATAAAGGGCTTGAAGCCGTTGAAAAGGCAGTTGAAAGCTCAGGCGGAATTGAAATGGCATATCTTGAGAAGGGTATTGTCGTACTGGCCTCGGTATCGAGTATCGCCCCCATGCTGGGTTTCCTCGGAACCGTTTCCGGTATGATCAGAGCCTTCGGTGAGATTGCCGCCGCCAAGAATGTTGAAGCCAGTCTTGTTGCGGGTGGTATACAGGAAGCTCTGATTACTACCGCGACAGGTCTTGTAATAGCAATCCCGATTCAGATGGCACACAACTACTTCATATCCCGGATCGGCAAGTTCGTGATTGATATGGAAGAGGCCAGCATATTCCTTGTGGATACACTGGCTGAAATGGAGCACCTGAAGCAGCTTTAA
- a CDS encoding biopolymer transporter ExbD produces the protein MRIRNKPRASGDIPDASMSDIAFLLLIFFLVTTTFEVQKGISYKLPKKPDEQTEEVVIDETNRLVMTIKQWGAHEYVVLIDQAPPDGPLRRARAGEDVSLQDTTLQNGIRTLAADRAEAIEAVELRLMNNLEVAKGLPSGTFSSLEIAIAAENLVPLIRPGIIRTYLGANTPVEDTSIFGEVAFGDTLVLSDARQGEIASAVRESELVVILKFFPDCDYEGMVHALDVLRMNGVSRTGITIQERMGGGA, from the coding sequence ATGCGGATACGTAACAAACCGAGAGCAAGCGGGGATATCCCCGACGCCTCAATGTCCGACATTGCGTTCCTGCTGTTGATTTTCTTCCTGGTCACAACGACCTTCGAAGTTCAGAAAGGCATATCCTACAAACTACCGAAAAAGCCTGACGAGCAAACCGAAGAAGTTGTGATTGATGAGACTAACAGGCTTGTCATGACCATCAAGCAGTGGGGGGCCCACGAGTATGTGGTACTGATAGATCAGGCACCTCCCGATGGGCCGCTGCGCAGAGCAAGGGCTGGAGAAGACGTAAGCCTCCAGGACACAACTCTGCAGAATGGTATAAGAACTCTGGCTGCTGACAGGGCAGAGGCCATAGAGGCAGTCGAGCTCAGGCTTATGAACAACCTGGAAGTAGCAAAAGGTCTTCCATCCGGAACTTTCAGTTCCCTGGAAATTGCCATTGCCGCAGAGAATCTGGTGCCACTGATACGTCCCGGTATTATAAGGACGTATCTTGGAGCCAATACTCCGGTAGAGGATACCTCCATTTTCGGCGAGGTAGCCTTTGGAGATACCCTGGTACTCTCAGACGCGAGACAGGGAGAGATTGCATCCGCGGTTAGAGAGAGCGAGCTGGTTGTAATCCTCAAGTTCTTCCCTGATTGTGATTACGAGGGCATGGTTCATGCCCTTGATGTGCTCCGCATGAATGGCGTGAGCAGGACAGGTATCACAATTCAGGAGCGGATGGGAGGTGGCGCGTAA
- a CDS encoding energy transducer TonB, with protein sequence MTENRTDYRHSSLNFEMGVAIGLAILIVFFELVPAGEMGRLSTRTSDSEMEAVETDIAFDDAVEEQEEEVEQEQEDIEQDTQDMVEEINQDITLSLDADTTGLETVETVDQGEELNASQSEEMGPPRFMPAEVLPVCTYQPRPDYPEMAAQAGVEGTVTLWVYVAADGSVSDVRLYNSSGVNSLDEAAQSAAWSTRWTPAQNNGIPVSVWTTFTVNFTLTD encoded by the coding sequence ATGACTGAGAACAGAACGGACTACAGGCATTCCTCCCTGAACTTCGAAATGGGAGTAGCGATAGGACTTGCCATTCTGATAGTCTTTTTCGAGCTTGTTCCGGCTGGCGAGATGGGAAGGCTATCCACTCGCACATCCGATTCCGAGATGGAAGCAGTTGAAACGGATATAGCTTTCGATGATGCTGTGGAAGAACAGGAGGAGGAAGTCGAGCAGGAACAGGAAGATATCGAACAGGATACACAGGACATGGTTGAGGAAATTAATCAGGATATAACGTTGTCCCTGGACGCCGATACTACCGGTCTTGAAACGGTTGAAACGGTTGACCAGGGGGAAGAGCTCAATGCCAGCCAATCGGAAGAAATGGGACCTCCCAGGTTCATGCCTGCCGAGGTTTTACCGGTTTGCACTTACCAGCCCCGTCCGGATTATCCGGAGATGGCGGCTCAGGCAGGTGTAGAAGGAACAGTCACCCTCTGGGTGTACGTTGCCGCCGACGGCAGCGTTTCCGATGTAAGGCTTTACAATTCCAGCGGTGTTAATTCGCTGGATGAAGCAGCCCAATCGGCCGCATGGAGCACAAGATGGACACCCGCCCAGAATAACGGTATTCCGGTAAGTGTCTGGACAACGTTTACAGTTAATTTTACTCTGACAGATTAG
- a CDS encoding biopolymer transporter ExbD — protein MKFKSRMNVGSNIFTGTMADIVFLLLVFFMATTLFKEDGGLRVRFPQAHPQVMSELGKQFLTVTVWIKQVEPGNDDSELVARIGDYDMPVDQVPEQLNRLSNKFWREQNKKLDVVVLNVDTRVPMGDMVGLFNSMRFEELYSIQFNAEELGLYN, from the coding sequence ATGAAGTTCAAGAGCAGAATGAATGTAGGAAGCAATATCTTCACAGGAACGATGGCTGATATTGTGTTTCTTCTTCTTGTATTCTTCATGGCTACCACCCTCTTTAAAGAAGACGGAGGGCTCAGAGTCCGCTTTCCACAGGCGCATCCACAGGTAATGAGTGAACTGGGAAAGCAGTTCCTCACTGTGACCGTCTGGATAAAGCAGGTGGAACCGGGGAACGATGATAGTGAACTTGTAGCGAGAATAGGCGATTACGATATGCCTGTTGATCAGGTACCTGAACAGTTAAATCGCTTGAGCAACAAGTTCTGGCGTGAGCAGAATAAGAAACTTGATGTTGTTGTGCTCAACGTAGATACCAGGGTTCCTATGGGAGATATGGTTGGTCTTTTTAACTCCATGCGGTTCGAGGAGCTCTACAGCATTCAATTCAATGCTGAAGAACTCGGACTGTACAACTGA